Proteins found in one Bacillota bacterium genomic segment:
- the purF gene encoding amidophosphoribosyltransferase, whose protein sequence is MHADKLHEACGIFGVYAPGLEVANLAYYGLYSLQHRGQESAGIAVADGRQIALHKEMGLVAEVFTESRLSELKGRLAIGHVRYSTTGASHPINAQPLVFYCGKGMLGLAHNGNISNGFSLRRELLKDGAVFQTTTDSEVLINLISRLNGDYNLPHAIKQCMERAEGAYSLVLLTEDRIYAVRDPYGFRPLCLGRLGTGGWIVASESCALDAVGATFVRDVRPGEILEIAPDGPRTHAVVAAPRRAQCVFEYIYIARPDSTIDGFNVGQVRREMGRQLAREFCPQADIVVPVPDSGIAAARGYAEESGLIFEEGLMKNRYVGRTFIQPTQQIRDTGVRLKLNPVREVVVGKKVVVVDDSVVRGTTSCRIVKMLRDAGAKEINFCLSSPPIIRSCYYGIDTSNEAELIAAHKNIKEICRFIGADGLHYLTLDGLLRVFGDKARDFCVACFTGEYPVNVKDRGEGKFGLDCPSVLGAAG, encoded by the coding sequence ATGCACGCGGACAAGCTCCACGAGGCCTGCGGGATTTTCGGCGTTTACGCGCCCGGTTTGGAAGTCGCAAACCTGGCTTATTACGGCCTATATTCTTTGCAGCACAGGGGGCAAGAGAGTGCAGGAATTGCCGTGGCCGACGGCAGACAGATAGCCCTCCACAAAGAAATGGGCCTGGTGGCGGAGGTTTTCACCGAGAGCAGGCTTTCCGAACTAAAAGGGCGTTTGGCGATCGGACACGTCCGCTATTCCACCACGGGTGCCAGCCATCCGATTAACGCCCAGCCGCTCGTTTTTTACTGCGGGAAAGGGATGCTGGGTCTGGCGCATAACGGCAACATCTCCAACGGTTTCTCCCTGCGCCGGGAACTGCTGAAGGATGGCGCGGTCTTTCAGACGACAACCGACAGCGAGGTTCTGATTAACCTTATTTCCCGTCTGAACGGTGATTATAATCTGCCCCACGCTATTAAACAGTGCATGGAAAGGGCCGAAGGGGCATATTCGCTGGTTCTTCTCACCGAGGATAGGATATATGCGGTACGCGATCCGTATGGTTTCCGCCCGCTTTGTCTCGGGCGGTTGGGCACAGGGGGCTGGATTGTGGCTTCAGAGTCCTGCGCCCTCGATGCCGTGGGCGCAACCTTTGTCCGGGATGTCAGGCCCGGTGAAATACTCGAGATCGCGCCGGACGGTCCCAGAACCCATGCCGTTGTGGCCGCGCCGCGACGGGCGCAGTGCGTGTTCGAATACATATACATCGCCAGGCCGGACAGCACCATCGACGGCTTCAACGTGGGACAAGTCCGGCGGGAAATGGGGCGGCAGCTGGCCCGCGAGTTTTGTCCGCAGGCTGATATCGTTGTGCCCGTGCCCGACTCCGGCATTGCGGCCGCCCGGGGTTACGCCGAGGAATCGGGCCTGATTTTTGAGGAAGGCTTGATGAAAAACCGTTATGTAGGCCGGACCTTCATTCAACCCACGCAACAAATCCGGGATACCGGGGTGCGGCTGAAATTGAACCCGGTGCGGGAGGTGGTGGTCGGGAAAAAGGTGGTTGTGGTTGACGATTCGGTGGTAAGAGGGACCACAAGCTGCAGGATTGTGAAAATGTTGCGGGATGCGGGGGCGAAAGAGATAAACTTCTGTCTCAGCTCACCGCCCATCATCCGTTCCTGTTACTACGGCATTGACACCTCGAACGAAGCCGAGTTGATTGCCGCCCATAAAAACATAAAGGAGATATGCCGGTTTATCGGCGCGGACGGCCTTCATTATTTAACGCTGGACGGGCTTCTGAGGGTTTTCGGCGATAAGGCGCGAGACTTCTGTGTGGCATGTTTTACCGGTGAATACCCGGTCAACGTAAAAGACCGGGGTGAAGGGAAATTCGGGCTGGACTGCCCTTCGGTTCTGGGGGCTGCGGGGTGA
- the purC gene encoding phosphoribosylaminoimidazolesuccinocarboxamide synthase: MVRGAMLHEGKAKRVFRTDAPDRYIVEFKDDATAFDGKKRGTISDKGALNNRISAYFFKLLNGAGIPSHYVDVLSDREMLVEAVEIIAIEVVARNIAAGSLAKRTGLPEGTSLTQPVVEYYYKRDDLGDPMINCSHVTALGLATAEELHRMRETALKVNTVLREHLDAKGITLVDFKLEFGRKEGRILLADEISPDTCRFWDKETGNKLDKDRFRRDLGNVTEAYKEVWRRLSGN; encoded by the coding sequence ATGGTTCGCGGTGCAATGCTGCACGAAGGAAAAGCAAAACGGGTCTTCCGGACGGATGCTCCGGACCGGTATATTGTTGAGTTCAAGGACGACGCCACCGCTTTTGACGGGAAAAAGCGCGGCACAATCAGCGACAAGGGTGCGCTGAACAACCGCATTTCGGCGTATTTCTTCAAGCTGCTTAACGGAGCGGGCATCCCGAGCCACTACGTCGATGTTTTGAGCGACCGGGAGATGCTGGTCGAGGCGGTGGAAATCATCGCTATAGAAGTCGTTGCCCGGAATATCGCGGCGGGAAGCCTTGCCAAAAGGACAGGCCTTCCAGAGGGGACGTCCCTCACTCAGCCGGTGGTGGAGTACTATTACAAACGTGACGATCTCGGCGACCCGATGATTAACTGCTCGCACGTGACCGCCCTCGGACTCGCGACCGCGGAAGAGCTTCACCGGATGCGGGAAACGGCGCTCAAGGTTAACACGGTGCTGAGGGAGCACCTTGACGCCAAGGGGATCACCCTGGTCGACTTCAAGCTGGAGTTCGGACGGAAGGAAGGCAGGATTCTGCTTGCCGATGAAATCTCCCCGGATACCTGCCGTTTCTGGGACAAGGAAACCGGGAACAAACTGGATAAGGACCGCTTCCGCAGGGACCTCGGCAACGTGACCGAGGCCTATAAAGAAGTCTGGCGACGGCTTTCGGGGAATTGA
- the purB gene encoding adenylosuccinate lyase yields the protein MIKRYTLPDMGRTWSDENRFRKWLEVEIAACEAWAELGVIPRQAVAEIRAKASFDVERILEIEKETRHDVIAFLTCVGEYVGEPARYIHLGMTSSDVVDTALSLLMKEAGQIILTRMAGLRAVIFDLAQKYRKTLMIGRTHGIHAEPTTFGLKMLLWVAETERNIERLRRALDRISVGKISGAVGTYANLDPRVEELACRRLGLKPVRVSTQVLQRDRHAEYLTAIAVTGSSIEKFAVEIRGLQRTDIREVEEPFRAGQKGSSAMPHKRNPIIAERLSGLARVLRGNCLVAMENVALWHERDISHSSVERVIIPDSTILLDYMLFKLTELLEGLNVYPENMRRNLERTGGLVFSQRVRLALLDKGLSQEESYSMVQRNAMESWRTGQPLKELLLNDSDVMKWFSPAEIESLFDYDYFIQHVDKVYQRFK from the coding sequence ATGATTAAACGCTACACCTTGCCGGATATGGGAAGGACCTGGTCCGACGAGAACCGTTTTCGGAAGTGGCTGGAGGTGGAAATCGCGGCTTGCGAGGCCTGGGCGGAACTAGGGGTCATCCCCCGGCAAGCCGTTGCGGAGATAAGGGCGAAGGCCTCCTTCGATGTGGAACGCATCCTCGAGATCGAAAAGGAAACGCGTCATGACGTCATAGCCTTTCTGACCTGCGTCGGTGAATACGTGGGGGAGCCGGCGCGTTATATCCACCTGGGGATGACTTCGTCCGACGTGGTCGACACCGCCTTGAGCCTTCTGATGAAGGAAGCAGGGCAGATAATCCTGACCCGTATGGCGGGGCTGAGGGCCGTAATCTTCGATCTGGCGCAGAAGTACCGGAAAACCCTGATGATCGGCCGTACCCACGGGATACATGCCGAGCCGACAACCTTCGGGTTGAAAATGCTGCTCTGGGTCGCCGAAACGGAACGGAACATCGAACGTTTACGGCGGGCGCTCGACCGGATAAGCGTGGGGAAGATTTCCGGCGCGGTCGGCACGTACGCCAACCTGGACCCCCGGGTGGAAGAACTGGCCTGCAGGCGGCTTGGGTTAAAACCCGTCCGTGTTTCCACGCAGGTGCTCCAGCGCGACCGGCATGCCGAGTATCTTACCGCTATTGCCGTCACCGGCAGTTCCATTGAGAAATTTGCCGTAGAAATAAGGGGCTTGCAGCGTACGGATATCAGGGAGGTGGAAGAACCTTTCAGGGCCGGGCAAAAGGGTTCTTCAGCCATGCCGCATAAGCGCAACCCCATAATAGCCGAGCGCCTGAGCGGTCTTGCCCGCGTGCTTCGCGGCAACTGCCTTGTGGCCATGGAAAACGTCGCGCTTTGGCACGAGCGGGATATTTCACACTCGTCCGTAGAAAGGGTAATCATACCCGACAGCACGATCCTGCTCGATTACATGCTTTTCAAGCTGACCGAACTGCTTGAAGGACTGAATGTATACCCCGAAAACATGCGGCGCAACCTTGAACGCACCGGCGGGCTGGTGTTTTCCCAGCGGGTGCGCCTTGCGTTGCTGGATAAAGGCCTGAGCCAGGAGGAGTCGTATTCGATGGTACAGCGGAACGCCATGGAATCCTGGCGCACCGGGCAACCGTTGAAGGAACTCCTGCTGAACGATTCGGACGTTATGAAGTGGTTTTCGCCCGCGGAAATCGAGTCCCTTTTTGATTACGACTATTTCATTCAGCATGTAGATAAGGTCTACCAGCGTTTCAAATAA
- the purE gene encoding 5-(carboxyamino)imidazole ribonucleotide mutase — translation MVGIVVGSDSDLPVIKGTIEALRLFDIPYELEIASAHRLPERVRDYARTAVERGLKVVIAGAGGAAHLPGVIAAQTPLPVIGVPIAGGTLGGLDALLSIVQMPKGVPVAAVALNGAFNAGVLAAQIIGAGEPAVREKVKTYKGKVGLEVTAKSERLKELGIEGYFK, via the coding sequence ATGGTTGGTATCGTCGTGGGAAGCGACTCCGATTTGCCGGTTATCAAAGGAACCATAGAGGCCCTTCGACTTTTCGACATCCCATACGAGTTAGAAATCGCCTCGGCGCACCGGCTGCCGGAACGGGTCCGTGACTACGCCCGGACGGCGGTGGAACGCGGGCTGAAGGTCGTTATTGCCGGAGCAGGAGGTGCGGCGCACCTTCCAGGGGTGATTGCGGCGCAGACACCGCTGCCGGTTATAGGGGTACCTATTGCCGGGGGGACGCTGGGGGGCTTGGACGCGCTGCTTTCGATCGTGCAGATGCCCAAAGGGGTGCCGGTGGCGGCCGTGGCCCTCAACGGGGCTTTCAACGCCGGTGTCCTCGCCGCCCAGATCATAGGCGCAGGTGAACCGGCGGTCCGGGAGAAGGTAAAGACGTACAAGGGAAAGGTGGGGCTGGAAGTAACCGCGAAATCGGAGCGGTTGAAGGAACTCGGGATCGAAGGCTATTTTAAATAA
- a CDS encoding enoyl-ACP reductase: protein MAGLVAGKRALILGVANKRSIAWGIAQALHREKANLWFNYQSERLKEYVVELSTSLGGNIPLTECDVTRPDQVDALFNTIAEHWGGLDILVHSLAFAPKEALDGYFYNTSLAQWNTALEISAYSLSLCAQKAKSLMEKAGGGSIFTMTYLGSQRAVPNYNVMGVAKAALEASVRYLAADLGPSGIRVNAISAGPVKTLAAKGVSGFSSLMKVVEERAPLRRHVTPAEIGNVGVFLASDMSSAVTGETIFVDCGFNIVGV from the coding sequence ATGGCAGGGTTGGTGGCGGGGAAGAGAGCGCTTATCCTCGGAGTGGCCAATAAGCGTTCCATCGCCTGGGGAATCGCTCAGGCGCTCCACCGGGAGAAGGCGAACCTATGGTTTAATTACCAGAGCGAGCGTTTGAAGGAATACGTGGTGGAACTTTCAACGAGCCTTGGCGGCAACATCCCCTTGACTGAATGCGACGTGACCAGACCGGATCAGGTCGATGCTCTTTTTAATACCATCGCGGAACATTGGGGAGGCCTTGATATTCTCGTACACTCCCTGGCCTTTGCGCCGAAGGAAGCTCTCGACGGGTATTTTTATAACACGTCGCTGGCGCAGTGGAACACCGCGCTCGAAATAAGCGCGTATTCTCTCAGTCTTTGCGCCCAAAAGGCAAAATCGCTGATGGAAAAAGCCGGCGGCGGCAGCATTTTTACGATGACCTACCTCGGTTCCCAGCGGGCGGTGCCGAACTACAACGTGATGGGAGTGGCAAAAGCGGCGCTGGAGGCATCGGTACGGTACCTTGCAGCGGATCTGGGCCCTTCCGGCATCCGGGTTAACGCCATTTCCGCCGGTCCGGTTAAGACACTTGCCGCGAAAGGGGTTTCCGGGTTTTCAAGCCTCATGAAAGTGGTGGAGGAAAGGGCGCCCCTCCGGCGCCATGTTACCCCGGCCGAGATCGGTAATGTCGGAGTTTTTCTGGCCTCGGACATGTCGAGTGCGGTCACCGGGGAGACAATTTTCGTGGATTGCGGTTTCAACATTGTCGGTGTATGA
- a CDS encoding carbohydrate kinase family protein: protein MILGCGALNVDYIFDADELVTDGESCCRPVGRQPGGSAANTVCALAKLGLPAGFAGAVGDDDDAALVMESLISSGVDTRAVVVKNGLHTGRILGFVDKKGQRALYVSPGANTAVCLDELRLGLVPPVGWVHCSSFAGEEPFAVQRSFVLALPESVRFSFAPGALYARRGIRDLRPFLNRCEVLFLARPEMKKLTGRNDPLQGSRKLLDEGVCTVVVTLGGEGSMIAAGSTLHDLPAVGMAVVDTTGAGDAFAAGFVYGCAKGWSLEESHRFAAVAASFVVEDWGARKGLPTLRNAGERYEQVFALPFPKLV, encoded by the coding sequence ATGATCTTAGGCTGTGGCGCGCTTAACGTTGATTATATCTTTGACGCCGATGAGCTGGTCACCGACGGCGAAAGTTGCTGCCGTCCGGTGGGAAGACAGCCCGGGGGTTCCGCCGCAAACACCGTCTGCGCCCTGGCGAAACTGGGCCTGCCGGCCGGATTTGCGGGCGCGGTCGGCGATGATGACGACGCCGCACTGGTAATGGAGTCTCTTATTTCTTCCGGCGTCGACACCAGGGCGGTCGTTGTCAAAAACGGATTACACACCGGTCGAATCCTCGGCTTCGTGGATAAAAAGGGACAGCGGGCGCTGTACGTTTCCCCCGGCGCCAACACAGCCGTCTGTCTTGACGAGCTGCGACTCGGTCTGGTCCCGCCGGTGGGGTGGGTGCACTGCTCCTCTTTTGCCGGCGAAGAACCCTTCGCCGTACAGCGGAGTTTCGTCCTGGCCCTGCCCGAGAGCGTACGTTTCAGTTTTGCTCCCGGGGCGCTTTACGCACGCAGGGGAATCAGGGACCTGCGTCCTTTTTTGAACCGCTGTGAGGTGCTTTTCCTTGCGCGGCCGGAAATGAAGAAACTCACCGGCAGAAACGATCCTTTGCAGGGTTCCCGGAAGCTGTTGGACGAAGGGGTCTGTACCGTCGTGGTCACTCTGGGAGGGGAGGGCAGTATGATTGCTGCAGGTTCGACTCTGCATGATCTTCCTGCCGTAGGCATGGCCGTCGTCGATACGACAGGGGCGGGGGACGCCTTTGCCGCGGGTTTTGTCTACGGCTGCGCAAAGGGCTGGTCGCTGGAGGAGTCACACCGCTTTGCCGCTGTGGCGGCCTCGTTCGTGGTGGAGGATTGGGGCGCCCGGAAAGGGCTTCCCACATTAAGGAATGCCGGTGAACGCTACGAACAGGTATTCGCGCTGCCGTTCCCAAAGCTGGTCTAA
- a CDS encoding haloacid dehalogenase-like hydrolase, which produces MPFMIAFDLEGPLSPQDNAYEVMGRVPEGYGLFERLSRYDDVLTLRGRKGYEPGDTLTLIVPFLLANRIDEADIRNATARAGLVPGAREAVQALQQRGLPVVVISTSYCQHAHGIAGRVGVPADRVACTLLPVNEMRSQMTEEDRAFVLDVQRKLLAVPLAEEERINRLCDEFFWNDLPSRSVGKLVQQVQVVGGARKTAALTRFARAFRAEPARLIAVGDSITDFKMLAAVEEAGGLSIVFNGNEYAVPFGTCGVAAVDLRAVLPVVEAFLDGGRANAMHTVEELAEQVAGEEGPVYNWLLSLKDYSGVVEVHKRFRRKIRGQAAKLG; this is translated from the coding sequence ATGCCGTTTATGATCGCTTTTGACCTTGAGGGTCCCCTGTCGCCTCAAGATAACGCTTACGAGGTAATGGGGCGCGTACCGGAAGGATACGGGTTGTTCGAGCGCCTGAGCCGCTATGACGATGTCCTGACGCTCCGCGGCCGGAAGGGGTACGAGCCTGGGGATACCCTGACGCTTATTGTCCCCTTTTTACTAGCCAACCGGATCGATGAAGCCGATATCCGGAACGCCACGGCGCGTGCGGGGTTGGTCCCCGGCGCCCGGGAGGCGGTTCAGGCTCTGCAGCAGCGCGGTTTGCCGGTCGTCGTAATTTCCACGAGCTACTGCCAGCATGCACACGGTATCGCAGGCCGGGTGGGCGTCCCGGCGGACCGGGTGGCCTGTACCCTCCTCCCCGTTAACGAGATGCGCTCACAAATGACCGAGGAGGACCGCGCGTTCGTGCTGGATGTGCAGCGAAAGCTGCTCGCCGTACCGCTTGCCGAAGAAGAGCGGATTAATCGCCTGTGCGACGAATTTTTCTGGAACGATCTGCCGTCCAGATCGGTGGGGAAACTGGTGCAGCAGGTGCAGGTGGTCGGCGGGGCTCGTAAAACAGCGGCCCTTACCCGTTTTGCCCGGGCATTCCGGGCGGAACCCGCGCGGCTGATAGCCGTGGGGGACAGCATTACGGATTTTAAGATGCTGGCCGCGGTGGAGGAAGCGGGCGGGCTTTCCATCGTTTTTAACGGGAACGAATATGCGGTTCCCTTTGGCACGTGCGGGGTCGCGGCCGTGGACCTTCGTGCCGTCCTTCCCGTCGTGGAGGCCTTTTTGGACGGCGGAAGGGCAAATGCCATGCATACGGTTGAGGAACTGGCGGAACAAGTTGCCGGTGAGGAAGGTCCGGTCTATAACTGGCTTCTTTCTTTAAAGGATTACAGTGGGGTCGTTGAAGTCCACAAGCGGTTTCGCCGTAAAATACGCGGACAGGCCGCGAAACTTGGATAG
- a CDS encoding formyltransferase family protein has product MGLRIGWFSTGRDTAAGQLLQVVVKAVESGELPLEIAFVFSNREEGEGVESDSFLRLVKTYGLRPVTFSSRCFEPGLRRRGLGGDDEALALWRDRYHTEVLKRIDSFEVAFSFLAGYMLVVSAEMCLRHTMLNLHPALPGGPKGTWQEVIWQLIGQKAGEAGAMIHLVTPELDEGPPVAYCRFPLTSPEFDALWAELAWRRQHESLAQIIRSDGETNPLFQMIRRHEFAREVPLILATLQKLAHGAVKVANGRVFLSGTPSPGVDVSAEVEGLLTSVY; this is encoded by the coding sequence ATGGGTCTTCGCATCGGCTGGTTTTCCACCGGACGTGACACGGCAGCCGGACAGCTGCTTCAAGTCGTGGTGAAAGCCGTTGAATCGGGTGAGTTGCCTTTGGAAATCGCCTTCGTCTTTTCCAACCGCGAAGAAGGGGAGGGCGTCGAAAGCGATTCCTTCCTGCGTCTGGTGAAGACGTACGGGCTGCGACCGGTCACTTTCTCGTCCCGGTGTTTTGAGCCGGGCCTGCGACGGCGGGGGCTCGGCGGCGACGACGAGGCACTCGCGCTGTGGCGCGACAGATACCACACGGAGGTCCTGAAGCGCATTGATTCCTTCGAGGTCGCCTTTTCTTTCCTTGCCGGGTACATGCTGGTTGTCAGCGCCGAGATGTGCTTGAGACACACGATGCTCAACCTGCATCCGGCTCTGCCCGGAGGGCCCAAAGGCACCTGGCAGGAAGTGATCTGGCAGTTGATCGGGCAGAAGGCGGGGGAGGCGGGGGCGATGATTCATCTTGTCACCCCTGAGCTTGACGAGGGGCCGCCGGTCGCGTACTGCCGGTTTCCTCTTACTTCTCCTGAGTTCGATGCTTTATGGGCGGAATTAGCCTGGCGGCGTCAGCATGAATCGCTGGCGCAGATTATTCGCAGCGACGGTGAAACCAACCCGTTGTTTCAGATGATCCGGCGTCATGAGTTTGCGCGCGAGGTTCCCCTGATCCTGGCGACTCTCCAGAAACTCGCGCACGGCGCCGTCAAAGTGGCGAACGGGAGGGTATTTCTTAGCGGAACCCCTTCTCCGGGGGTCGATGTGAGCGCGGAAGTAGAGGGGCTTTTAACGTCCGTTTATTAG
- a CDS encoding DJ-1/PfpI family protein: MRKRTNTLSLLLLALLLLVCCGFGGCLANAPSLKEEPPSKAAPPATGSDRLPEQTSSAKQAKVLIVIAQSSFRDEEYRIPREILEKIGRSVSVGSAKHETARGTGGLAVKPDLTLAEARGGDFAAVIFAGGPGAEQYFKDPEAHRLALEALNSGGVVGAICLAPGILAEAGLLEGKKCTAYPSEKQHLLAKGALYSGKDVVVDGRIVTANGPQRARAFADAVVGLLGALVPD; this comes from the coding sequence GTGCGAAAAAGGACTAATACCTTAAGTTTGCTTCTCCTTGCTCTTCTGCTGCTTGTTTGTTGCGGCTTCGGCGGCTGTTTGGCAAATGCACCCTCGCTTAAAGAGGAACCGCCGTCAAAGGCAGCACCCCCGGCCACCGGGTCGGACCGACTTCCCGAACAGACCTCTTCCGCCAAACAAGCAAAGGTTCTTATAGTTATTGCGCAGTCGTCGTTCCGGGATGAAGAATATCGAATACCCCGTGAGATCCTCGAAAAAATCGGACGTTCGGTTTCGGTCGGTTCGGCGAAACACGAAACCGCCCGGGGGACCGGCGGGCTGGCGGTTAAACCGGACCTCACGCTTGCCGAAGCCCGCGGCGGTGACTTCGCCGCCGTGATTTTTGCCGGCGGTCCCGGCGCCGAACAGTACTTCAAGGACCCCGAAGCACATCGCCTGGCCCTTGAAGCATTAAATTCGGGTGGAGTTGTCGGCGCCATTTGCCTCGCTCCCGGGATCCTGGCTGAAGCGGGACTTCTAGAAGGGAAGAAATGTACCGCCTACCCGTCCGAAAAGCAACACCTCCTGGCAAAAGGCGCGCTCTATTCCGGGAAGGACGTTGTGGTGGACGGAAGGATCGTCACGGCCAACGGGCCGCAACGCGCCCGCGCTTTCGCCGACGCCGTGGTCGGACTTCTTGGGGCACTTGTACCCGATTAA
- a CDS encoding EscU/YscU/HrcU family type III secretion system export apparatus switch protein codes for MDEENKMAAALSYDPEKDSAPQVVAVGRGLLAELIENVARESGVPVYHDEKLAFTLTGLGLGQEIPPALYRAVAEVIAWVYNLEQKVAGR; via the coding sequence GTGGACGAAGAAAATAAAATGGCGGCGGCACTGTCCTACGACCCGGAAAAAGATTCAGCACCGCAGGTTGTGGCGGTAGGGCGCGGGCTTCTGGCCGAGTTGATTGAAAACGTGGCCAGGGAAAGCGGCGTGCCGGTTTATCATGACGAGAAGCTGGCTTTCACCCTTACCGGTCTCGGACTGGGGCAGGAAATACCACCCGCCCTTTACCGGGCCGTGGCCGAAGTGATCGCCTGGGTCTACAACCTGGAGCAAAAGGTTGCCGGCCGCTGA
- a CDS encoding ribonuclease HI family protein codes for MPAADMTEKSIRYFLNIDGASRGNPGPASAAMVVRDESGAVLLTKSKTLGVTTNNVAEWSALEGAVKTLIYFALRQGKVEAIIRSDSDLVVKQFNGRFKIRDPELQLIAARVRDLLSKQPNLSVKVVHIPREQNHLADKAANKALDKARESNTLEKDGFKDS; via the coding sequence TTGCCGGCCGCTGACATGACCGAAAAGTCCATACGTTATTTTCTAAACATAGACGGTGCCAGCAGGGGTAATCCGGGCCCGGCTTCGGCCGCGATGGTTGTCCGTGACGAATCCGGAGCCGTGCTGCTGACAAAGAGTAAAACCCTCGGAGTAACCACCAACAACGTGGCCGAGTGGTCGGCCCTGGAAGGCGCCGTCAAAACCCTCATATACTTCGCTCTACGCCAGGGAAAGGTTGAAGCGATCATCCGTTCCGATTCGGACCTTGTCGTAAAGCAGTTCAACGGACGGTTTAAAATCCGCGACCCTGAGCTTCAACTAATCGCCGCCCGGGTAAGGGACCTCCTTTCCAAACAACCAAACCTGAGCGTGAAGGTAGTCCACATCCCCCGTGAGCAAAACCATCTTGCCGACAAAGCTGCAAACAAAGCCCTTGACAAGGCGCGAGAAAGCAATACACTGGAGAAAGATGGGTTCAAGGATTCATAG
- a CDS encoding NifU family protein, with amino-acid sequence MKERIEAALAQIRPFLQRDGGDVELVTVEDGVVKVRLKGACGGCPMATMTLKQGIERTLKQVVPEVKEVVSV; translated from the coding sequence GTGAAAGAAAGAATAGAAGCCGCGCTCGCCCAGATTAGACCATTCCTTCAGCGTGACGGCGGTGACGTGGAACTGGTAACGGTTGAGGACGGCGTGGTTAAGGTTCGCCTGAAAGGAGCCTGCGGCGGCTGCCCGATGGCTACAATGACTTTGAAACAAGGCATTGAACGTACCCTGAAGCAGGTCGTCCCCGAGGTAAAAGAGGTAGTATCCGTCTAA
- a CDS encoding helix-turn-helix domain-containing protein, translated as MAASRSELHRLVDVLPQKEILAAKRFLEFLLGRQGKELTPKELAERLNTTPMRIRKLLREGKLPGRKVGQEWWVREHDLEDFLDPDAYCRAKGLGSGCDTG; from the coding sequence ATGGCCGCATCCAGGAGTGAGCTCCACCGGTTGGTGGACGTGCTGCCGCAAAAGGAAATCCTGGCCGCCAAACGGTTCCTCGAGTTTTTGTTGGGCAGGCAGGGAAAGGAACTTACCCCCAAGGAACTTGCCGAAAGACTGAACACCACACCTATGAGAATCAGAAAGCTTCTCAGGGAAGGGAAGTTGCCCGGTAGGAAAGTAGGACAGGAGTGGTGGGTCAGGGAGCACGACCTTGAAGATTTCCTTGACCCCGACGCATACTGCCGGGCGAAAGGGCTCGGCTCCGGCTGCGACACCGGTTAG